A window from Salvia miltiorrhiza cultivar Shanhuang (shh) chromosome 2, IMPLAD_Smil_shh, whole genome shotgun sequence encodes these proteins:
- the LOC131010887 gene encoding protein WHAT'S THIS FACTOR 1 homolog, chloroplastic — MALLRLLSRTTAIPSKPHHILSSSSATAAAFFSTSFLITKIPKKFRKKRKKKESPRTKSIQTQPNLIPHFENILHRDAYFRFFTKTKEFLSKQREQVLLLDDAGKLHQQLGFPRGRKVLKSILRHPLIFQTYRHSDGKMWFGFSDLMDDLLREEREIEAKSELQRVDVVRKLLMMSVNKRIPLSKIYHNRLLFGISEDFRDKIANYPNYFRVTVEDDGKRILELVNWDDSLAVSALEKEFMADEEKVKKAFRFPVKHGRKLELELEDERKLNLLNTLPLVSPYSDGSKLDLWTLEAEKYRVGIIHEFLSLTLEKRAYIHNVVEFKEEFSLTKHTYQMLLKQPRTFYLAGTQMNWCVFLKDGYGGDGELVSKDPQVVFNEKLYKYADMQESEMGCRIEQERNE, encoded by the coding sequence ATGGCCCTTCTTCGCCTCCTCTCCAGGACCACCGCAATCCCCTCCAAACCCCACCACATTCTCTCCTCCTcatccgccaccgccgccgcttTCTTCTCCACCTCCTTCCTCATCACCAAAATCCCCAAAAAATTCAGGAAAAAACGCAAGAAAAAGGAAAGCCCTAGAACCAAATCGATCCAAACCCAGCCCAATCTCATTCCCCACTTCGAGAACATCCTCCACCGCGACGCCTATTTTCGATTCTTCACTAAAACCAAGGAATTCCTCTCCAAACAGCGCGAACAGGTCCTCCTCCTCGACGACGCCGGAAAGCTCCACCAGCAGCTAGGGTTCCCCCGCGGCCGGAAAGTCCTGAAATCCATCCTCCGCCACCCGCTCATCTTCCAAACCTACCGCCACTCCGACGGCAAGATGTGGTTCGGATTCAGCGACCTCATGGACGATCTCCTCCGCGAGGAGCGCGAAATCGAAGCCAAATCGGAGCTTCAGAGGGTCGATGTCGTGAGGAAATTGCTGATGATGTCGGTGAATAAACGGATCCCCTTGAGCAAAATCTATCACAATAGGCTTCTATTTGGGATTTCAGAGGATTTTAGGGATAAAATTGCTAATTACCCAAATTATTTTCGAGTAACTGTTGAAGATGATGGCAAAAGGATTCTCGAGCTAGTGAATTGGGACGACTCGTTGGCGGTGAGCGCGTTGGAGAAGGAATTCATGGCTGATGAGGAGAAGGTGAAGAAGGCATTCAGATTCCCGGTGAAGCATGGTAGGAAGCTGGAGTTGGAGTTGGAGGATGAGAGGAAGTTGAACTTGTTGAACACATTGCCATTGGTTTCGCCTTATTCGGATGGGAGCAAGCTCGATTTATGGACGTTGGAGGCGGAGAAGTACAGAGTGGGGATCATCCATGAGTTCTTGAGCTTGACTTTGGAGAAGAGGGCATACATACACAATGTTGTGGAGTTCAAGGAGGAGTTTAGCCTCACGAAGCACACGTACCAGATGCTTCTGAAGCAGCCTCGGACGTTCTACCTGGCTGGCACACAGATGAACTGGTGTGTGTTTCTCAAGGATGGCTATGGCGGGGATGGGGAGCTCGTTAGCAAGGATCCGCAGGTGGTGTTCAATGAGAAGCTCTATAAGTATGCGGATATGCAGGAATCGGAGATGGGTTGCAGGATTGAGCAGGAACGTAATGAGTGA
- the LOC131010873 gene encoding uncharacterized protein LOC131010873 encodes MASLNCFCPSWKKKRNKGGKLRRVELSDKEKNVNALHVKLDHVQTSSEMAELRSTSFSVPVPFRVTGSSRCSVKVMNHESPVALDSGEVNYEGGDEHDGASRLERHSEFNFQAYSGNPNEEKGRDAQGTKSSSSLDINHAEFNFQACVERPNEEKGRALREVNSSCSLNIDDDVEHSNTEAMFEMDASGHLSDPGTGKARFWASPELKRSCSSLAIRSVSLELDKCKSYEDMQMLAEMHAVGNLGVDGASPTVSIKTRCSADKVMLKKHSSSQILPSGSRKLWWKLFLWSHRNLHITASTTKPHLSEVEGAAPVNQRGGYSSDTVEPKHATGLRSPSSFTQESTERGKHSVDDTKWDGFYGNSSMWPQNEWLAFPPDSSPLWRVNEWVKEASSQPPCLVDNDEHEHEDDIHFPSSPENDASQPRGSSHLSRPPAADTPEEISHANTVIRSLTTNSSVAHITGLGLAAIPSISQFSSLRSVNLSGNLIVHITPGSLPKGLHVLNLSRNKISTIEGLRDLTRLRVLDLSYNRISRIGQGLSNCTLVKELYLAGNKISMVEGLHRLLKLTVLDLSFNKITTAKALGQLVANYSSLIAVNLLGNPIQSNMSDDLLRKTICSLLPKLALLNKQPINPQKAREIRADTNASKAALGSSSWSSRRKAARKGAAATGASSRRSSAGVSTSHKSKHRSKSNYRQHSTLKDKA; translated from the exons ATGGCTTCTCTTAATTGCTTTTGCCCTTCttggaagaagaagaggaataAG GGAGGGAAACTACGGCGCGTTGAGCTATCCGATAAGGAGAAGAATGTGAATGCTTTGCACGTGAAGCTCGATCATGTCCAGACATCTTCAGAAATGGCCGAGTTGAGATCAACATCTTTTAGTGTTCCCGTTCCTTTCCGTGTCACGGGGAGTTCTAGGTGCAGTGTTAAGGTGATGAATCACGAGAGCCCCGTTGCACTTGATTCCGGTGAGGTGAACTATGAAGGGGGAGACGAGCACGATGGGGCTTCCCGACTGGAGAGGCATTCTGAATTCAATTTCCAAGCATATTCTGGAAATCCAAACGAAGAAAAAGGCCGAGATGCTCAAGGTACTAAGAGCTCCAGCTCCTTGGATATAAACCATGCTGAATTTAACTTTCAAGCGTGTGTTGAACGTCCCAACGAAGAAAAAGGGCGAGCTCTACGAGAAGTGAATTCTTCCTGCTCTTTGAATATTGATGACGATGTTGAACACAGTAACACGGAAGCAATGTTCGAGATGGATGCCAGCGGACACCTAAGTGATCCGGGGACCGGGAAAGCTAGGTTTTGGGCTTCTCCTGAGCTCAAGCGCTCGTGCTCTAGTTTGGCAATAAGAAGCGTCTCTCTAGAGCTGGACAAGTGTAAATCCTACGAGGATATGCAGATGTTAGCTGAAATGCACGCGGTAGGTAATCTTGGAGTAGATGGGGCAAGCCCTACTGTGTCCATCAAGACGCGTTGCAGTGCTGACAAGGTGATGTTGAAGAAGCATTCCTCGAGCCAGATTCTTCCCTCCGGGAGCCGGAAATTGTGGTGGAAATTGTTCCTATGGAGTCACAGAAACTTGCATATAACAGCTAGTACAACAAAACCGCACCTATCTGAAGTCGAGGGGGCTGCTCCTGTCAACCAGCGCGGTGGCTACTCATCAGATACAGTTGAGCCTAAGCACGCCACCGGCTTGAGATCTCCGAGTTCATTCACACAAGAGTCGACTGAGAGGGGCAAGCACAGCGTGGATGACACCAAGTGGGATGGATTTTACGGAAACTCCAGCATGTGGCCTCAAAATGAGTGGCTCGCCTTCCCCCCAGACTCGTCTCCTCTATGGAGAGTCAATGAGTGGGTGAAAGAAGCTTCCTCGCAGCCTCCTTGCCTAGTGGACAACGATGAGCATGAACACGAAGATGATATCCACTTCCCGTCCTCTCCTGAGAACGATGCATCACAGCCACGAGGCTCATCTCATTTGTCTCGACCTCCAGCTGCAGACACGCCAGAGGAAATCTCACACGCCAACACTGTCATCCGGTCCTTGACTACTAACTCGAGCGTGGCTCATATCACAGGCCTCGGACTTGCGGCCATTCCCTCCATTTCACAGTTTTCCAGCCTCCGATCAGTCAACTTGTCTGGCAATCTTATAG TCCATATAACTCCAGGATCTCTCCCAAAGGGTCTCCATGTTCTTAATTTATCGAGGAACAAGATAAGCACGATCGAGGGTTTGAGGGACTTGACTCGTCTCCGTGTGCTCGATCTCAGCTACAACCGGATCTCCAGAATAGGTCAAG GGTTGTCGAACTGCACTCTTGTTAAAGAGCTGTATCTTGCAGGGAACAAGATAAGTATGGTGGAAGGTCTGCATCGACTCTTGAAGCTGACGGTGCTCGACTTGAGCTTCAACAAGATAACCACAGCCAAGGCGCTAGGCCAGCTCGTAGCCAACTACAGCTCCCTCATAGCAGTCAATCTGCTCGGGAATCCGATACAGAGCAACATGAGCGACGACCTACTGAGGAAGACCATCTGCAGCCTGCTCCCCAAGCTCGCCCTGCTCAACAAGCAGCCCATAAATCCGCAGAAGGCTCGAGAGATTCGTGCGGACACCAATGCTTCTAAAGCTGCACTCGGGAGCAGCAGCTGGAGCAGTCGGAGGAAAGCAGCAAGGAAGGGGGCAGCAGCAACGGGGGCTTCGTCTCGGAGAAGCAGTGCTGGCGTCAGCACCAGCCATAAGAGCAAACACAGGTCAAAAAGCAATTATCGCCAGCATTCCACTTTGAAGGACAAggcttaa